From a single Larimichthys crocea isolate SSNF chromosome XIII, L_crocea_2.0, whole genome shotgun sequence genomic region:
- the LOC104922040 gene encoding lactose-binding lectin l-2, with protein MLLFLFMFGVTLGAVSPLDEVKLQRGSCPMFWFSFSGRCYKYISTCVTWADAELYCVSQKANLVSIHTLEEHHFVKELIRNSDHSERPTWIGLSDIHKEGKWMWSDGSAVDFVFWNTNEPNNNGGHENCVQNNYDTAQKWNDARCSDNLPSVCAYRITCP; from the coding sequence ATGCTCTTGTTCCTCTTCATGTTTGGTGTGACTCTGGGTGCTGTGTCTCCTTTAGATGAAGTGAAGCTACAGCGTGGCAGCTGTCCCATGTTCTGGTTCAGCTTCAGTGGCCGCTGCTACAAGTACATCTCCACATGTGTGACCTGGGCTGATGCAGAgctttactgtgtgtcacagaAAGCCAACCTGGTGTCCATCCACACTCTGGAGGAACATCATTTTGTTAAGGAATTGATCAGGAACTCTGACCACTCTGAGAGACCCACCTGGATTGGACTCAGTGACATCCACAAAGAAGGCAAATGGATGTGGTCTGATGGTTCTGCAGTAGACTTTGTATTTTGGAATACTAATGAGCCAAACAACAATGGAGGACATGAAAACTGTGTACAGAACAATTATGATACAGCTCAGAAATGGAATGATGCACGATGTTCTGATAATTTACCCTCTGTTTGTGCATATCGTATCACCTGTCCTTAG
- the LOC113747238 gene encoding uncharacterized protein LOC113747238, whose protein sequence is MTVVHVPHAVLHILNTSATQHMTAARRSGYEAIILSSPHITLKRSPPINPATLLPLIDTDDEHDCIALIEMCTSPRPDLLQTPIPNSDMVLYTDGSASRPSDNVHLAGKVATIYTDSRYAFGAAHDFGQLWKMRGFVSSSGKPLQHHALVNDLLEAILRPSQLAIVKCAAHTKGNDPVSRGNAMADTAAKQAALSSSSMVHQYTSTQPVNPIPVPSSNDVVKMQNHADDRERSLWLRKGCAVDSESGLWFHPDGRLVCPRALQHVLARVAHGPTHVGRGVINDVIRSQWFAPGITQVSQTLVDSCMTCQQTRKKNSTVKPDHLEPLSGYFCK, encoded by the exons ATGACTGTCGTGCATGTTCCACATGCAGtattacacattttgaacacatctgcaacacaacacatgacagcagcacgCCGCTCAGGTTACGAGGCAATAATTCTTTCAAGTCCCCACATAACTTTAAAGCGCTCACCTCCAATAAATCCAGCTACTCTGCTACCATTGATTGATACAGATGATGAGCATGACTGTATCGCCCTTATTGAAATGTGCACATCTCCGAGACCAGATCTGCTGCAAACACCGATACCAAATTCTGATATGGTTCTTTATACTGATGGTTCGGCTAGCAGACCATCTGACAACGTACATTTGGCTG GTAAAGTTGCCACTATCTACACTGACTCGCGATACGCATTCGGCGCTGCGCATGACTTTGGACAATTATGGAAAATGAGAGGTTTTGTCTCATCCTCTGGTAAGCCATTACAGCATCACGCGTTGGTAAATGATCTATTAGAGGCTATTTTGCGCCCGTCACAGCTCGCGATTGTAAAATGTGCAGCCCACACTAAAGGAAATGATCCTGTTTCACGAGGAAATGCAATGGCTGATACTGCAGCCAAACAAGCcgcactttcctcctcctccatggtcCATCAATATACCTCCACACAACCCGTCAATCCAATTCCAGTACCTTCCTCTAATGATGTCGTGAAAATGCAGAATCACGCTGATGACAGGGAGAGAAGTCTTTGGTTGCGTAAAGGTTGTGCAGTTGATTCGGAGTCTGGCTTGTGGTTCCACCCGGATGGGCGACTAGTTTGCCCAAGAGCTCTCCAACATGTCTTGGCACGTGTGGCACATGGACCAACACATGTTGGAAGAGGGGTGATAAATGATGTTATTCGTTCACAATGGTTTGCACCAGGCATTACACAAGTCTCGCAAACACTTGTAGACAGTTGTATGACGTGTCAACAGACCAGAAAGAAGAATAGCACAGTGAAGCCTGACCATCTGGAACCTCTGTCAGGTTATTTTTGCAAATAG